Proteins encoded together in one uncultured Sphaerochaeta sp. window:
- the wrbA gene encoding NAD(P)H:quinone oxidoreductase produces MAKVNLAIVFYSMGGSNYQMAKWAAEAAKEAGAEVKLLKVAELAPQSAIEENPAWKATVEATKDIPVATVDDLDWADAIIFSTPTRFGVMASQMKQFLDTTGGLWAQGKTVNKVVSAMSSAQNPHGGQEATILSLYTVMYHWGALVAAPGYTDPVLFAAGGNPYGTSATIGQDGKIVGDIEPAVKHQAKRTVSVAQTFKNGR; encoded by the coding sequence ATGGCTAAGGTAAATTTGGCAATAGTGTTTTATAGTATGGGTGGTTCGAACTATCAGATGGCAAAGTGGGCTGCCGAGGCGGCTAAGGAAGCTGGCGCTGAAGTGAAGCTGTTGAAGGTTGCAGAGCTTGCTCCTCAGTCCGCGATAGAGGAGAATCCCGCTTGGAAGGCTACCGTGGAGGCAACAAAGGATATTCCTGTTGCCACAGTAGATGATCTTGATTGGGCCGACGCCATCATTTTCAGTACTCCAACCCGATTCGGAGTCATGGCGTCTCAGATGAAGCAATTCCTCGATACAACAGGTGGACTTTGGGCTCAAGGCAAAACTGTAAACAAGGTGGTCAGCGCAATGTCTTCGGCACAGAATCCTCATGGTGGGCAAGAGGCTACCATCCTTTCCCTCTATACGGTCATGTACCACTGGGGTGCTCTAGTAGCAGCTCCCGGGTATACAGATCCGGTATTATTCGCTGCTGGTGGAAATCCCTATGGAACTTCCGCCACCATCGGTCAGGATGGGAAGATTGTTGGTGATATTGAACCTGCGGTCAAACATCAGGCTAAGAGAA